The Comamonas testosteroni genome contains the following window.
CTTGCTGCAGCCCGAACGCTTCAAGGACTACGGACCCAACGGCCTGCAGGTCGAAGGCAAGAGCGAGATTCGCCGCATCGTCAGCGGTGTGACGGCCAGTCGAGCCCTGATCGAAGCTGCGATCGAGGCCGGGGCCGATGCCATCTTCGTGCATCACGGCCTGTTCTGGCGCGGCATGGATGGGCGCATCACGGGCTGGCTCAAGGAGCGCATCCGCCTGCTGCTGGCGCATGACATCAATCTGTTTGCCTATCATCTGCCGCTGGATGCCCATGCCGAACTGGGCAATAACGCGCAACTGGGTGCCAGGCTCGGCGTGCAGGGACAGGCCGCATTCGGCGATCAGAATCTGGGCTGGCTGGCCGATGTGGACTTTGCCGATGCCGCCGCTCTGGCCGAACATGTGCAAGGCGTGCTGGGGCGCAAGGTGACGCTGGCCGGTGCGCAAGAGCGCAGGCCGATTCGCAAGCTGGCCTGGTGTACTGGAGGTGCTCAAGGCTTTTTCGAGTCCGCGATTGCCGCCGGCGCCGATGCCTATATCACTGGCGAGATCTCCGAGCCCCAGATGCATCTGGCGCGAGAGATGGGCGTGAGCTTTATCGCTGCCGGCCATCACGCCACTGAGCGCTACGGCGCGCCTGCCGTGGCGGCCCATGTGGCCCGGGAGTGCGGGCTGGAGCACTGCTTCATCGATATCGACAACCCGGCCTGATCCGGACCT
Protein-coding sequences here:
- a CDS encoding Nif3-like dinuclear metal center hexameric protein translates to MGMMTTRQDMLQAFEALLQPERFKDYGPNGLQVEGKSEIRRIVSGVTASRALIEAAIEAGADAIFVHHGLFWRGMDGRITGWLKERIRLLLAHDINLFAYHLPLDAHAELGNNAQLGARLGVQGQAAFGDQNLGWLADVDFADAAALAEHVQGVLGRKVTLAGAQERRPIRKLAWCTGGAQGFFESAIAAGADAYITGEISEPQMHLAREMGVSFIAAGHHATERYGAPAVAAHVARECGLEHCFIDIDNPA